In Diorhabda carinulata isolate Delta chromosome 6, icDioCari1.1, whole genome shotgun sequence, a single genomic region encodes these proteins:
- the LOC130895713 gene encoding uncharacterized protein LOC130895713 codes for MKRDSIGPKSTKYVCEDHFDVENDTENLVKHRLVGETMKLKANICPHKFDCQKVVKPQKERVAYEKRRRIEFYENLLTKEVPSTSSQSSSFQSFEMIVCDEMELDEIEDPLPESIIFTESDNHPNKKKKQKSSSKYENVTEKSSSANNYKKEQCEK; via the exons ATGAAGCGTGATTCAATTGGCCCTAAAAGCACTAAATATGTgtgtgaagatcattttgat GTTGAAAATGATACTGAAAATTTAGTTAAACATCGACTAGTTGGGGAAACAATGAAGTTAAAAGCCAACATATGTCCTCATAAATTTGACTGTCAAAAGGTGGTGAAACCTCAAAAAGAACGAGTAGCGTATGAAAAAAGACGtcgaattgaattttatgaaaatctatTAACAAAAGAAGTACCGTCGACTTCAAGTCAATCATCTTCGTTTCAATCTTTTGAAATGATTGTGTGTGATGAAATGGAGTTAGATGAAATAGAGGATCCGCTACCAGAGAGCATTATTTTTACAGAATCAGATAATCAtcccaataaaaaaaagaaacaaaagagtTCAAGTAAATATGAAAACGTCACAGAAAAATCAAGCAGTGCAAACAATTACAAGAAGGAACAGTGTGAAAAATAG